Proteins from a genomic interval of Uloborus diversus isolate 005 chromosome 4, Udiv.v.3.1, whole genome shotgun sequence:
- the LOC129220009 gene encoding transcription factor SPT20 homolog: MENHWLTLFILVSFRLALAQTVVGDVTTLEPPKSTEKVLQESTSVSEDASKVPSPSPVNLFKSPSSIKTAQRGKVPESSSEYALPWNSVEVTSEKIPITEFPSTPEESSTFAQVNQQQHQYRPFQQQQHYRPGFQQQQYQQNIQQQYQQGAQQQQQQHQQQQQQYEPSVQQPQREASVQQQQQFEQIQQQQREPSVQQQQQQLEPIQQHQREPSLQQQQQQQYEPNVQQIQREPSVQQQLQYQQSAQQQQQYQQSIQQQQQYQQSIQQQQQYEPSIQQIQREPSVQQHQQEVDPSIQQQQQQQLEPSIQEQQQHQVEPSLAEQEQVQPSIQQQQQQQFEPSIQQQKQVEPSVQQQQQFEPSVQQHQYQNVQQQQQQIHQGVQQHRLQHESAQQYQHRLQQQQQISGIKQYKSTSVKTAGVTPSLANSESSNEVDPKTKTPAALQSSMSEEERLQKADQALDQFFSDVLANLSVRMKTGMDEPLGEILDPVRLDDMQLQPLVAGEVFDVKMREITVGGLSDYKVTQLESQLSESRIKIGIHYPKLYANCLFAANGTMYEIFKVTGKGNATIIFNEVHARTVMYLTKDDGVLQVTSADQPYVDFSSAEILFRDEEAAPNAEPVKAESVATQLGPLYFWVLTANAVDKIDYPLAMYFNKALKEFPLNEFLQGHIFRQRHLRIHVPHNPIPYAYVSPDLTN, encoded by the exons ATGGAAAATCACTGGCTGACGCTTTTCATCCTGGTGTCATTTAGACTGGCATTAGCTCAAACGG ttgtaGGTGATGTTACTACTTTAGAGCCGCCAAAAAGTACAGAGAAAGTATTACAGGAATCTACCTCAGTAAGTGAAGATGCTTCTAAAGTACCGTCTCCATCTCccgtaaatttatttaaatcacCATCATCCATCAAAACTGCACAAAGGGGTAAAGTTCCAGAGAGTAGCAGCGAATATGCTTTGCCATGGAATTCTGTTGAAGTAACatctgaaaaaattccaattaCGGAATTTCCTTCCACTCCGGAAGAATCTTCGACATTTGCTCAAGTAAATCAGCAACAACACCAGTATAGACCATTCCAACAGCAACAACATTACAGACCAGGGTTCCAACAGCAGCAGTATCAGCAGAATATTCAGCAGCAATACCAACAAGGTGCTCAGCAGCAGCAACAGCAGCACCAACAGCAGCAGCAACAGTACGAGCCTAGTGTACAGCAGCCCCAGCGAGAAGCCTCTGTTCAACAGCAGCAACAATTTGAACAGATACAGCAGCAGCAGCGTGAGCCCTCTGTTCAGCAGCAACAGCAGCAGCTTGAACCTATACAACAACATCAACGCGAGCCTTCTCTTCAacaacaacagcagcagcagTATGAACCAAATGTTCAACAAATTCAACGTGAGCCATCTGTTCAACAGCAACTTCAGTATCAACAAAGCGCTCAGCAACAGCAGCAGTATCAGCAAAGCATACAGCAGCAACAACAATATCAACAAAGTATACAGCAGCAACAGCAATACGAACCAAGTATTCAGCAAATTCAGCGTGAACCTTCCGTGCAACAACATCAGCAAGAAGTGGATCCAAGTATTCAGCAGCAACAACAGCAGCAACTTGAACCAAGTATTCAAGAGCAACAACAACATCAAGTTGAACCAAGCCTTGCGGAACAGGAACAAGTGCAGCCCAGTATTCAACAACAGCAGCAACAGCAGTTTGAGCCAAGTATTCAACAGCAAAAACAAGTAGAGCCCAGTGTTCAGCAGCAACAGCAGTTTGAGCCAAGCGTTCAGCAACATCAGTATCAAAATGTTCAACAACAGCAGCAACAAATTCACCAAGGAGTTCAACAACATAGATTGCAACATGAAAGCGCTCAACAGTACCAACATCGTCTTCAGCAACAGCAGCAAATATCCGGTATCAAACAGTACAAATCTACGTCTGTAAAAACCGCCGGAGTGACTCCAAGTCTTGCCAACTCTGAAAGCAGCAATGAAGTTGATCCTAAAACAAAAACTCCAGCTGCTCTTCAAAGCTCAATGAGTGAAGAAGAACGTCTGCAAAAAGCAGATCAAGCACTCGATCAATTTTTTAGCGATGTTTTGGCTAATCTAAGTGTCAGGATGAAGACTGGTATGGACGAACCTCTTGGAGAAATTCTAGATCCAGTTCGTCTGGATGACATGCAATTGCAGCCCTTAGTAGCTGGAGAAGTTTTTGATGTCAAAATGAGAGAAATAACCGTAGGAGGCCTTTCAGATTACAAAGTTACTCAACTTGAAAGTCAGTTGTCTGAATCTAGAATCAAAATAGGAATTCACTATCCGAAATTGTATGCCAATTGCTTATTTGCTGCAAATGGCACAATGTATGAGATCTTCAAGGTAACTGGAAAAGGAAATGctactattattttcaacgaagTTCACGCACGAACCGTCATGTATCTCACCAAAGACGACGGAGTACTGCAAGTGACATCTGCTGACCAACCTTATGTTGATTTCTCATCTGCTGAAATTCTCTTCCGCGATGAAGAAGCAGCTCCAAATGCAGAACCGGTGAAGGCTGAAAGTGTGGCCACTCAACTGGGTCCCTTATACTTTTGGGTCTTGACTGCAAATGCAGTGGATAAAATCGACTACCCATTGGCCATGTACTTCAACAAAGCTCTCAAAGAATTTCCCCTGAATGAATTCTTGCAAGGACATATCTTTAGACAAAGACATCTCAGAATCCACGTGCCACACAATCCAATCCCCTACGCATATGTATCTCCTGATCTCACAAATTAG